A genomic window from Corvus hawaiiensis isolate bCorHaw1 chromosome 29, bCorHaw1.pri.cur, whole genome shotgun sequence includes:
- the SLC27A3 gene encoding LOW QUALITY PROTEIN: solute carrier family 27 member 3 (The sequence of the model RefSeq protein was modified relative to this genomic sequence to represent the inferred CDS: deleted 1 base in 1 codon), with protein MALAAALGALGLGALGLLGGLLGGPLALGALGALGALLALQRRLRPHLWADLAFALRALRRSGGRRGAWRGWRTRCGRCGPRRGPGDTVGLLVGNEPRFVWGWFGLAALGARPAFLGTALRPAGLRHCLRGCGARALLVADDLFGSVEPLLPSLREDGVAVWVLGAGPYPPGVVALQELLDAASEELEPEDVWEPEDMNDTCLYIFTSGTTGLPKAARVSHLKSIMCLSFYELVGASSRDVVYLALPLYHMAGSLLGIIGCIGIGATCVLKEKFSASQFWDDCRAEGVTVFQYIGELCRYLVNQPQRPGERQHGLRLAVGSGLRPDVWRSFQQRFGPVRIVETYGMSEGNVTLFNYTGTPGAVGRCSFIYKLFSPFEVIRYDVVAGAPERDEAGRCIRARTGETGLLIAPVTPRSPFLGYAGSRELSEQKLLRGVFAEGDEFFNTGDLVEQDEEQFVRFRDRTGDTFRWKGENVATTEVAEALLAQESLQEATVYGVTVPGHEGRAGMAALVLRPGRSLDGPGLYRHLEQLLPPYARPRFLRLQERLEMTETFKQQKVRLARDGCDPARVAGPLFVLDEAARAFVPLDPERWERLRDGRIRI; from the exons ATGGCGCTGGCGGCGGCGCTGGGGGCGCTGGgtctgggggctctggggctcctgggggggctcctgggggggCCGCTGGctctgggggctctgggggctctgggggcgCTGCTGGCGCTGCAGCGGCGGCTGCGGCCGCACCTCTGGGCCGACCTGGCGTTCgcgctgcgggcgctgcg ccgctcgggcgggcggcgcggagcGTGGCGCGGGTGGCGAACgcgctgcgggcgctgcgggccCCGCCGCGGGCCCGGGGACACCGTGGGGCTGCTGGTGGGCAACGAGCCCCGCTTCGTGTGGGGCTGGTTCGGGCTGGCGGCGCTCGGGGCCCGCCCGGCCTTCCTGGGCACGGCGCTGCGCCCCGCGGGGCTCCGGCACTGCCTGCGCGGCTGCGGGGCGCGGGCGCTGCTGGTGGCGGACG ACCTGTTCGGGTCGGTGGAGccgctcctgcccagcctgcGGGAGGACGGGGTGGCCGTGTGGGTGCTGGGAGCGGGGCCGTACCCGCCCGGCGTCGTGgcgctgcaggagctgctggacgCGGCCTCCGAGGAGCTGGAGCCCGAGGACGTGTGGGAGCCTGAGGACATGAACGACACCTGCCTCTACATCTTCACCTCGGGCACCACCG GGCTCCCCAAAGCCGCCCGCGTGTCCCACCTCAAATCCATCATGTGCCTGAGCTTCTACGAGCTGGTGGGAGCCTCCAGCCGGGACGTCGTGTACCTGGCACTGCCGCTCTACCACATGGCCGGGTCCCTCCTGGGCATCATCGGCTGCATCGGCATCg GGGCCACGTGCGTGCTGAAGGAGAAGTTCTCCGCCAGCCAGTTCTGGGACGACTGCCGCGCCGAGGGCGTCACCGTCTTCCAGTACATCGGGGAGCTGTGCCGGTACCTGGTGAACCAGCCCCAG CGCCCCGGGGAGCGGCAGCACGGGCTGAGGCTGGCGGTGGGCAGCGGCCTCCGCCCCGACGTCTGGCGGAGCTTCCAGCAGCGCTTCGGGCCCGTGCGCATCGTGGAGACCTACGGGATGAGCGAGGGCAACGTCACCCTCTTCAACTACACCGGGACCCCGGGGGCCGTGGGGCGCTGCAGCTTCATCTACAAG CTCTTCTCGCCCTTTGAGGTCATTCGTTACGACGTCGTGGCCGGAGCACCGGAGCGGGACGAGGCCGGACGCTGCATCCGCGCCCGGACGG GTGAGACGGGGTTGCTGATCGCCCCCGTGACCCCCCGGAGCCCCTTCCTGGGCTATGCCGGCAGCCGGGAGCTGTCGGAGCAGAAGCTGCTCCGCGGGGTCTTCGCCGAGGGGGACGAGTTCTTCAACACCGGGGACCTGGTGGAGCAGGACGAGGAACAGTTCGTGCGGTTCCGGGACCGCACCGGGGACACCTTCAG GTGGAAAGGCGAGAACGTGGCCACCACGGAAGTGGCCGAGGCGCTGCTGGCCCAGGAGTCCCTGCAGGAAGCCACCGTTTACGGTGTCACCGTCCCAG GCCACGAGGGCCGTGCCGGGATGGCCGCGCTCGTTCTGCGGCCCGGCCGCTCCCTGGACGGTCCCGGCCTCTAccggcacctggagcagctcctgccgcCCTACGCGCGGCCCCGCTTCCTCCGCCTGCAG GAGCGGCTGGAGATGACGGAGACGTTCAAGCAGCAGAAGGTGCGGCTGGCGCGGGACGGCTGCGAC CCCGCGCGCGTGGCGGGGCCGCTCTTCGTGCTGGACGAGGCCGCCCGAGCGTTCGTCCCGCTGGACCCCGAGCGCTGGGAGCGGCTCCGGGACGGGCGGATCCGCATCTGA